One part of the Candidatus Cloacimonas sp. genome encodes these proteins:
- a CDS encoding magnesium transporter CorA family protein, whose protein sequence is MIQVFEVSGQRFVPALTMEEAFWIHLENPSPEEIEQIVKKYNLEEDFITDLQDADENARVEWDEGALLTILRVPIYYKHRSAKISFATAPIGIISTEDKLITVSFYDNEILTQYLEGKHRPFNITQQSFLLNINLRTAIYFLKFLKEINRRNNLIEDELHQSMRNKELIRLLRMEKSLVYFNTALKSNEIILERLQRTRWLLNDPDAEDMIEDVIIENKQAIEMANIYSSILSGMMDAFASIISNNLNVVMKFLTSITIIISVPTLIVSIYGMNVPLPFQDSNMAFAVIMGIAVLISLILVLIFIHKKYF, encoded by the coding sequence TAACTATGGAGGAAGCATTTTGGATACATCTGGAGAACCCCTCTCCGGAAGAAATTGAGCAAATAGTTAAGAAATACAATCTGGAAGAGGATTTTATAACCGATCTTCAGGATGCTGATGAAAATGCTCGTGTAGAATGGGATGAGGGAGCGCTGTTAACAATTTTGCGCGTGCCTATATATTATAAGCATCGTTCTGCCAAAATCTCTTTTGCCACGGCACCAATAGGAATAATTTCCACCGAAGATAAGCTGATAACTGTTTCTTTTTACGATAATGAGATCTTAACTCAATATCTGGAAGGAAAGCATCGTCCTTTCAATATCACGCAGCAGAGTTTTTTGCTGAATATTAACTTGCGGACGGCAATCTATTTTTTGAAATTTCTAAAAGAAATCAACCGCCGCAACAATTTAATTGAGGATGAGCTGCATCAATCAATGCGGAATAAAGAACTTATCCGTTTACTGCGGATGGAAAAATCACTTGTTTATTTTAATACTGCCCTAAAATCCAACGAGATTATTTTGGAGCGTTTGCAAAGAACCCGCTGGTTATTGAATGATCCTGATGCCGAGGATATGATTGAAGATGTAATCATTGAAAACAAGCAGGCAATAGAAATGGCAAATATTTACAGCAGCATTTTAAGCGGAATGATGGATGCTTTTGCCTCTATCATCTCCAACAACTTGAATGTAGTGATGAAGTTTTTAACCTCTATAACCATCATCATTTCAGTGCCGACTCTTATTGTAAGTATCTACGGAATGAATGTGCCTTTACCTTTTCAGGATAGCAACATGGCTTTTGCCGTGATAATGGGAATTGCAGTTTTAATATCCCTTATCTTAGTGCTCATTTTCATTCACAAGAAATACTTTTAG
- the queD gene encoding 6-carboxytetrahydropterin synthase QueD: MFYLNVIDTFSAAHLLKDYQGPCSKLHGHNWKVRICVKAKKQDEIGMAMDFGVLKAILANILRNLDHSYLNEIVPFTECNPTSENLAIYIYECMEKELIDKPVAISEVEVYESEKSSVIYSNDQIC; this comes from the coding sequence ATGTTTTACTTAAATGTAATAGATACCTTTTCCGCAGCGCATTTACTGAAGGACTATCAAGGTCCCTGTAGTAAATTGCATGGTCACAACTGGAAAGTAAGAATTTGCGTGAAAGCAAAGAAGCAGGATGAAATCGGGATGGCAATGGATTTCGGTGTTCTCAAAGCTATCCTTGCCAATATCTTAAGAAACCTGGATCATTCTTACTTAAATGAAATTGTTCCCTTTACAGAGTGCAATCCCACTTCCGAGAACCTGGCAATATACATCTATGAATGTATGGAAAAAGAATTAATAGATAAGCCCGTAGCCATCTCTGAAGTAGAAGTTTACGAATCCGAAAAAAGCAGTGTGATTTACAGTAATGATCAGAT